In one Natronosalvus amylolyticus genomic region, the following are encoded:
- a CDS encoding DUF5611 family protein, with the protein MKEYKMRRGEYLEERIPDLEATVEEYFGSISGTEEFKGSDLYVIDSPENPVFERIVVGAVAYSGKKDKLAVDFVERDPTELGPDELEAAGEAVSAKNDFLLEATGRDAKSRRESLKRSVEDDPDHDF; encoded by the coding sequence ATGAAGGAGTACAAGATGCGTCGCGGTGAATATCTCGAGGAGCGAATCCCCGACCTGGAAGCGACTGTCGAGGAGTATTTCGGCTCGATTTCGGGCACCGAGGAGTTCAAAGGCAGCGACCTCTACGTGATCGACTCGCCCGAGAATCCAGTCTTCGAACGCATCGTCGTCGGTGCGGTAGCCTACTCCGGTAAAAAGGACAAACTCGCCGTCGACTTCGTCGAACGCGACCCCACCGAACTCGGCCCCGACGAACTCGAGGCCGCGGGCGAGGCCGTTTCCGCGAAAAACGACTTCCTGCTCGAGGCGACCGGTCGTGACGCCAAGTCCCGTCGCGAGTCACTCAAGCGCTCGGTCGAAGACGACCCGGATCACGACTTCTAG
- a CDS encoding DUF7093 family protein, translating to MALRCSLLGHDYDDPTVKRDREERGSEVVLTVTEFQRCQRCGVEKILSENTEVTSLENGHDLSGAATPVAEGEHDSVGDEHPAEASDPTPDSDDGDDVVAADTAPESEADTPLDEDVEILDSEADTSDTPSSEADPGRTTEPVVEADTAVAGEANADEADVPTDEDGEPITDDAEILDETEPPRDGDRGHGEWPDSDDVGPPVGAANEPTAWPDDEGTDDSADVTHQQATAGESVESTAPRDSSDKASQPPAAGGDEPVTDDAVFVDAEDEPVEAASGSYTGIESAQSAPNPGESTARDGVATEFFCPQCSFVAPGDRGSLRQGDICPECKRGYLGERER from the coding sequence ATGGCTCTGCGATGTTCGCTGCTCGGACACGACTATGATGATCCAACGGTCAAACGCGACCGCGAAGAACGGGGGAGCGAGGTCGTCTTGACCGTTACCGAGTTCCAACGCTGTCAACGCTGCGGTGTCGAGAAAATTCTCAGTGAAAACACCGAAGTGACCTCACTCGAGAACGGCCACGACCTCTCGGGTGCGGCGACGCCGGTAGCCGAGGGCGAGCACGACTCCGTCGGTGATGAGCACCCGGCGGAGGCGTCAGACCCAACGCCGGACAGTGACGACGGAGACGACGTCGTGGCGGCCGACACCGCTCCCGAATCCGAGGCTGACACGCCGCTGGATGAAGACGTGGAAATTCTGGATTCCGAAGCGGACACGTCTGACACCCCCTCGAGCGAGGCTGACCCCGGGCGGACGACTGAACCGGTTGTAGAGGCCGATACCGCTGTCGCTGGTGAAGCCAACGCGGACGAAGCCGACGTTCCGACCGACGAGGATGGCGAACCAATTACCGACGATGCGGAAATCCTCGACGAGACCGAACCCCCACGAGATGGCGACCGCGGTCACGGCGAATGGCCCGATTCGGACGACGTCGGCCCACCGGTTGGGGCGGCAAACGAACCGACGGCCTGGCCCGACGACGAGGGAACCGACGATTCAGCTGACGTCACCCACCAGCAGGCCACTGCCGGCGAATCGGTCGAGTCGACTGCCCCTCGCGACTCGTCCGACAAAGCATCCCAGCCACCGGCAGCTGGAGGTGACGAACCTGTTACTGACGATGCCGTGTTCGTCGATGCCGAAGACGAACCGGTCGAGGCAGCGTCGGGTTCGTACACCGGTATCGAGAGCGCTCAGTCCGCCCCGAACCCCGGCGAGAGCACCGCTCGAGATGGTGTCGCGACCGAGTTTTTCTGCCCGCAGTGTTCGTTCGTCGCTCCCGGCGACCGCGGGTCGCTTCGCCAGGGTGACATCTGTCCGGAGTGCAAACGTGGTTATCTCGGCGAGCGCGAGCGATAG
- a CDS encoding DUF6432 family protein: MRAKQEYRNRPETEVMVLDVLVNRSENGMSVFELRAAVSVEIDSLEDALAALKDDNLIVVESPATSSRTVIKPADRVIPDEADLDSDTSLLEQLRERFPL; this comes from the coding sequence ATGAGAGCAAAACAGGAGTACCGAAATCGGCCGGAAACGGAGGTGATGGTACTCGACGTCCTCGTCAACCGGAGTGAAAACGGGATGTCCGTCTTCGAGCTCCGTGCTGCCGTTTCCGTCGAAATCGACAGTCTCGAGGACGCACTGGCGGCGCTCAAAGACGATAACCTGATCGTCGTCGAGTCGCCTGCGACGAGCAGTCGAACGGTGATCAAACCAGCCGATCGAGTGATTCCGGACGAAGCCGACCTCGATTCGGATACATCGTTGCTCGAGCAACTCCGCGAGCGATTTCCGTTGTGA